The following proteins come from a genomic window of Synechococcus sp. NB0720_010:
- a CDS encoding carboxysome peptide A has protein sequence MLICKVVKPLVSTNRIADFQHKHLQVVLDGSTQKVAVDAVGAIPGDWVICVGSSAAREAAGSKSYPSDLTIVGIIDHWDPEAGKEMAAGKPQGGAK, from the coding sequence ATGTTGATCTGCAAAGTGGTGAAGCCACTGGTTTCCACCAACCGCATCGCTGATTTTCAGCACAAGCATCTTCAGGTGGTGCTCGATGGCAGCACTCAGAAGGTGGCCGTCGATGCAGTCGGTGCCATCCCCGGGGATTGGGTGATCTGCGTCGGTAGCTCCGCCGCCCGCGAAGCCGCCGGCAGCAAGTCGTACCCCAGCGATCTGACGATCGTCGGGATCATTGACCATTGGGATCCCGAGGCCGGCAAAGAAATGGCCGCGGGCAAACCCCAAGGGGGCGCCAAGTAA
- a CDS encoding ferritin-like domain-containing protein has translation MTMDAVHPRVLGFLGRALSLELTAVQQYMTQASLVGLWGDAASADRFREETVEEMQHAERIVQQMLSLGAAPAASQLQPVTHAADLVGLLEQNADLEQQLVNHYDEAVRFCRLVNDQNNAAFFQSLLEDEQHHMQELETWLNELGGRRPRGYGRYGSRRRGALQDRATF, from the coding sequence ATGACCATGGACGCCGTCCATCCGCGCGTCCTGGGTTTTCTTGGGCGTGCCCTCAGCCTTGAGCTGACCGCTGTTCAGCAGTACATGACCCAGGCCTCCCTCGTGGGGCTCTGGGGTGATGCGGCATCGGCCGATCGGTTCCGTGAGGAAACCGTCGAAGAGATGCAGCACGCTGAACGGATCGTCCAACAGATGCTGTCGCTTGGCGCGGCACCGGCTGCTTCCCAACTGCAGCCGGTGACCCATGCCGCCGATCTAGTGGGTCTGCTTGAGCAGAACGCCGATCTCGAGCAGCAGCTCGTCAACCATTACGACGAGGCGGTCCGCTTCTGTCGCTTGGTCAACGACCAAAACAACGCGGCCTTCTTCCAATCCCTGTTGGAGGACGAGCAGCACCACATGCAGGAGCTCGAGACCTGGCTCAACGAGCTCGGTGGGCGTCGTCCCCGCGGCTACGGGCGCTATGGCTCCCGCCGCCGCGGGGCACTGCAAGACCGCGCCACGTTCTGA
- a CDS encoding carboxysome peptide B, with amino-acid sequence MEIMQVMGSMVCTQRVEGFAHQTLRILRNNKGKLSVATDPVGASPGNWVFTASGSAARHATGNANLFTDLTIGGIIDHWSPDG; translated from the coding sequence ATGGAAATCATGCAGGTGATGGGATCGATGGTCTGCACCCAACGGGTGGAGGGTTTCGCGCACCAAACCCTGCGAATCCTGCGCAATAACAAAGGCAAGTTGAGCGTGGCCACCGATCCGGTGGGCGCCTCCCCCGGCAACTGGGTGTTCACCGCCAGTGGCTCCGCCGCTCGCCATGCCACCGGCAACGCCAACCTCTTCACCGATCTCACGATCGGCGGAATCATCGACCACTGGTCGCCCGACGGCTAA
- a CDS encoding NAD(P)H-quinone oxidoreductase subunit F, translating to MSAALPLPLQLIWLIPVYGFSGMLLSLPWATGWIKRNGPRPAAYLNLLVTLLAVIHGSLVLRSVYEIGPQHLDLAWFQAADLDLRIGFDLSLTNLAALELVTTMSLICQVYALGYLDKEWSLARFYALVGFFEGAMSGVVLSSNLFMSYFLLEMLTLSTYLLVGFWYAQPLVVTAARDAFLTKRVGDVLLLMGVVALSAFAGSMEFTDLYDWAGGLKDSGALGPLGITLLGLGLIAGPMGKCAQFPMHLWLDEAMEGPNPASILRNSVVVTCGAIVLMKLMPIVQLSPLATDVLLAVGAISAIGGALVSLAQVDLKRAFSYSTTSYLGLVFIAIALQRPGIALLLLFAHGLARALQFMGVGSIIATTNCQDLTELGGIGTRMPATSLAFIIGSAGVVGLLPLGSFWCYGLMINSLKESDPGFAVVFLITNLLTATNATRVYRSVFLGKPLPKTKRTPEVNWLMALPIVSLSVIVMLLPAMMQRIDPVPGIASFSLSIGLAVAASGLIGVVIGAVIPLDQFWSRSTTPWVRTLQDLLAYDFYTPEIYKRTVVSLVANLAQFTRWFDLNVIKAMADGVGNLSMATANGLKLSVSGKTQSYVLTVLLAIVLLLGVLQLGRGG from the coding sequence TTGAGCGCTGCTCTCCCCCTTCCCCTGCAACTGATCTGGCTGATCCCGGTGTACGGGTTCAGCGGGATGCTCCTGTCGTTGCCCTGGGCCACGGGGTGGATCAAACGCAATGGCCCGCGCCCGGCGGCCTACCTCAACCTTCTTGTCACCCTGCTGGCCGTGATCCACGGCAGCCTGGTGCTCCGATCGGTCTACGAGATCGGCCCCCAGCACCTCGATCTGGCCTGGTTCCAAGCCGCTGACCTCGACCTGCGCATCGGCTTCGATCTCTCGCTGACGAACCTGGCGGCCCTGGAGCTCGTCACGACGATGAGCCTGATCTGCCAGGTCTATGCCCTGGGCTACCTGGATAAGGAATGGTCGCTGGCCCGCTTCTACGCCCTGGTGGGCTTCTTTGAAGGGGCCATGAGTGGGGTGGTGCTCAGCAGCAACCTGTTCATGAGCTATTTCCTGCTGGAGATGCTCACCCTCTCCACCTATCTGCTGGTGGGCTTTTGGTATGCCCAACCGCTGGTGGTCACGGCCGCTCGGGACGCCTTCCTCACCAAGCGCGTCGGTGATGTCCTGCTGTTGATGGGGGTTGTGGCGCTCTCGGCCTTTGCCGGCTCAATGGAGTTCACCGACCTCTACGACTGGGCCGGCGGCTTGAAAGACAGTGGCGCCCTCGGCCCCCTGGGCATCACCCTGCTTGGCCTGGGGTTGATCGCCGGTCCGATGGGCAAGTGCGCCCAGTTCCCAATGCACCTCTGGCTGGATGAAGCCATGGAGGGCCCGAACCCGGCCTCGATCCTCAGGAACTCCGTCGTGGTGACCTGCGGCGCGATCGTCCTGATGAAGCTGATGCCGATCGTCCAGCTCTCACCACTCGCGACAGACGTCTTGCTGGCGGTGGGGGCCATCAGCGCTATCGGCGGAGCCCTGGTGTCGTTGGCCCAGGTGGACCTCAAGCGCGCCTTCAGCTACTCGACCACCTCCTATTTGGGGCTGGTCTTCATCGCCATTGCGCTGCAGCGCCCTGGCATCGCACTGCTGTTGCTCTTTGCCCACGGTCTGGCAAGGGCCCTGCAGTTCATGGGGGTGGGCAGCATCATCGCCACCACCAACTGCCAGGACCTGACTGAACTGGGCGGCATTGGTACCCGCATGCCCGCGACCTCTCTGGCCTTCATCATCGGCAGCGCCGGTGTTGTGGGCCTGCTGCCCTTGGGCTCCTTCTGGTGCTACGGCCTGATGATCAACAGCCTCAAGGAGAGCGACCCGGGCTTTGCGGTGGTCTTCTTGATCACCAACCTGTTGACGGCCACCAACGCCACCCGGGTCTACCGATCCGTCTTCCTTGGCAAACCACTGCCCAAAACCAAGCGCACCCCAGAGGTCAATTGGTTGATGGCCCTGCCCATCGTCAGCCTGAGCGTGATCGTGATGCTGCTGCCCGCGATGATGCAGCGCATTGATCCGGTTCCGGGGATCGCATCCTTCAGCCTCAGCATCGGGCTTGCGGTCGCGGCCTCCGGTCTGATTGGTGTCGTCATTGGGGCTGTGATTCCCCTGGATCAGTTCTGGTCGCGCTCGACCACCCCTTGGGTTCGAACCCTGCAGGACCTTCTGGCCTACGACTTCTACACACCAGAGATCTACAAGCGCACGGTGGTGAGCCTGGTGGCCAACTTGGCCCAATTCACCCGCTGGTTCGATCTCAACGTGATCAAGGCCATGGCTGATGGTGTCGGCAATCTCTCGATGGCCACAGCCAACGGCCTGAAGCTCAGCGTCAGCGGCAAGACCCAGAGCTATGTGCTCACGGTGCTCCTCGCGATTGTCTTGCTGCTTGGTGTGCTGCAGCTGGGGCGTGGGGGTTAA
- a CDS encoding BMC domain-containing protein, producing MASSVQGIALGMIETRGLVPAIEAADAMTKAAEVTLIGREFVGGGYVTVLVRGETGAVNAAVRAGADACERVGDGLVAAHIIARPHSEVEPALVSSNNRRA from the coding sequence ATGGCTTCTTCCGTTCAAGGCATCGCTCTCGGCATGATCGAGACCCGCGGTCTGGTGCCCGCCATCGAGGCTGCTGATGCCATGACCAAGGCAGCCGAAGTGACCCTGATCGGTCGCGAGTTTGTCGGTGGTGGTTACGTCACCGTTCTGGTCCGCGGCGAAACCGGTGCTGTGAACGCCGCCGTTCGCGCCGGCGCCGATGCCTGCGAGCGCGTGGGTGATGGCCTCGTGGCCGCCCACATCATTGCCCGCCCCCACTCCGAGGTCGAGCCTGCTTTGGTGAGCAGCAACAACCGCCGGGCCTGA